From one Streptomyces chromofuscus genomic stretch:
- the ychF gene encoding redox-regulated ATPase YchF has translation MSLTIGIVGLPNVGKSTLFNALTKNDVLAANYPFATIEPNVGVVGVPDPRLAKLAEIFSSERVLPATVDFVDIAGIVRGASEGEGLGNKFLANIRESDAICQVIRAFKDENVVHVDGKVSPKDDIETINTELILADLQTIEKVLPRLQKESRIKKDVAPKVKAVEEAKEILEKGDTLFAHGIVQGSERAELLHDLHLLTTKPFLYVFNVDEDELTDDAFKDEQRALVAPAEAIFLNAKLEADLAELDEDEALELLQSVGQDEPGLATLARVGFNTLGLQTYLTAGPKESRAWTIKKGATAPEAAGVIHTDFQKGFIKAEVISFGDLVETGSVAEARAKGKARMEGKDYVMQDGDVVEFRFNV, from the coding sequence CCCTGTTCAACGCCCTGACCAAGAACGACGTGCTGGCGGCCAACTACCCGTTCGCCACGATCGAGCCGAACGTCGGCGTGGTCGGCGTCCCCGACCCGCGCCTGGCGAAGCTGGCGGAGATCTTCTCCTCGGAGCGGGTGCTGCCGGCCACGGTCGACTTCGTCGACATCGCGGGCATCGTGCGGGGCGCGTCCGAGGGTGAGGGCCTGGGCAACAAGTTCCTGGCGAACATCCGCGAGTCCGACGCGATCTGCCAGGTGATCCGCGCGTTCAAGGACGAGAACGTCGTGCACGTCGACGGCAAGGTCTCGCCCAAGGACGACATCGAGACAATCAACACCGAGCTGATCCTGGCCGACCTCCAGACGATCGAGAAGGTGCTGCCCCGCCTCCAGAAGGAGTCGCGGATCAAGAAGGACGTCGCGCCCAAGGTCAAGGCGGTCGAGGAGGCCAAGGAGATCCTGGAGAAGGGCGACACGCTCTTCGCGCACGGCATCGTCCAGGGCAGCGAGCGCGCCGAGCTCCTGCACGACCTGCACCTGCTCACCACCAAGCCGTTCCTCTACGTCTTCAACGTCGACGAGGACGAGCTGACGGACGACGCCTTCAAGGACGAGCAGCGCGCGCTGGTCGCCCCCGCCGAGGCGATCTTCCTCAACGCCAAGCTGGAGGCGGACCTCGCCGAGCTCGACGAGGACGAGGCCCTGGAGCTGCTCCAGTCCGTGGGCCAGGACGAGCCGGGCCTCGCCACCCTGGCCCGCGTCGGCTTCAACACCCTGGGCCTGCAGACCTACCTCACGGCCGGACCCAAGGAGTCCCGCGCCTGGACCATCAAGAAGGGCGCCACCGCCCCCGAGGCGGCCGGTGTCATCCACACCGACTTCCAGAAGGGCTTCATCAAGGCCGAGGTCATCTCCTTCGGCGACCTGGTGGAGACGGGTTCGGTGGCCGAGGCCCGCGCGAAGGGCAAGGCGCGCATGGAGGGCAAGGACTACGTGATGCAGGACGGGGACGTCGTCGAGTTCCGCTTCAACGTCTGA
- a CDS encoding tyrosine-type recombinase/integrase has translation MVTGQYVDPRSAKKPFKEYAEEWRAIQPHRPSTAKAVAQHLRCYVYPAWEKRALGAIKPGDVQSWVTSPTTTHGLAASTSRSVFNTVNAVFRAAVRDRMISHNPCAEAKLPSVPRKKIVPLAVEQVRTLSEAIPARYKGLVLLGAATGLRPGELFGLQLRHVDLLHATVSVEQQIQQTAKHGVYICPPKTARSHRTVPLPRMAVDAMKAHLRDFPADGPEGWIFTAPQGGPAVCTHFMDGSWRPACAKAGIPKGTGPHALRHHYASLLIKHGESVKTVSERLGHTNAAMTLNIYTHLWPDSEERTRAAVDKAYADQSADAQPPVDQAAKPLPRALT, from the coding sequence ATGGTCACCGGCCAGTACGTCGACCCGCGGTCGGCGAAGAAGCCCTTCAAGGAGTACGCGGAGGAATGGCGTGCCATCCAGCCGCACCGGCCTTCCACGGCCAAGGCGGTGGCCCAGCACCTGCGCTGCTACGTCTACCCGGCCTGGGAGAAGCGGGCACTCGGCGCCATCAAGCCCGGCGACGTACAGAGCTGGGTCACCAGTCCGACCACCACGCACGGGCTGGCCGCCAGCACCTCACGGTCCGTCTTCAACACGGTCAACGCCGTCTTCCGGGCGGCCGTCCGTGACCGGATGATCTCTCACAACCCGTGCGCCGAGGCGAAGCTGCCCTCGGTACCACGAAAGAAGATCGTGCCCCTGGCCGTCGAGCAGGTACGGACGCTGTCCGAGGCGATACCCGCCCGTTACAAGGGCCTCGTGCTGCTCGGCGCGGCCACCGGGCTCCGCCCCGGCGAACTCTTCGGCCTCCAGCTCCGGCACGTGGACCTGCTGCACGCGACCGTCTCGGTCGAGCAGCAGATCCAGCAGACCGCCAAGCACGGCGTGTACATCTGCCCGCCCAAGACCGCTCGCTCGCACCGCACGGTCCCGCTCCCCCGCATGGCGGTGGACGCGATGAAGGCCCACCTGCGGGACTTCCCCGCCGATGGGCCCGAGGGCTGGATCTTCACGGCGCCGCAAGGCGGACCCGCGGTCTGCACGCACTTCATGGACGGGTCCTGGCGGCCCGCCTGCGCGAAGGCCGGCATACCGAAGGGCACCGGACCCCACGCCCTCCGGCATCACTACGCCAGCCTGCTGATCAAGCACGGCGAGTCCGTGAAGACGGTCTCCGAGCGCCTCGGCCACACCAACGCGGCCATGACGCTGAACATCTACACCCACCTGTGGCCCGACTCCGAGGAGCGGACCCGGGCCGCGGTCGACAAGGCGTACGCGGACCAGTCCGCCGATGCCCAGCCACCGGTCGACCAAGCGGCGAAGCCGCTCCCCCGCGCGCTGACCTAA